The DNA segment TAATGGGAGCACTTGTATTAGAGACGTTGTCTGTAACTTGCTGTTGGTGTGTGAGCTGCCAGACGTGTACGTGTTGGAATTACGCGGAATAATGGCGAGATACTGACGCACTTATCTGACGTGTTGAATATATAGACCTATTTGTCTGGTCGCCTGATAAAGCATTCACATCAAAATGGTCGGTATTTCACTGCACTTGGAAACTAATATTTCATACACATGAATATTAGAAATATTAGTATGGGAGAAGCAATGGTGTAAAGTTTGTGTAAAAGCTGAGTAACCATGTGTGTAACCATGACAGTTTGGCGCAGTTAAGGTAAAGTCATACTATTCTGTCACAACAGGCTGCGGCGCACCGTCGCAGAAAAGCTCCCGTTGATGTAGCGgggtgtgtgttgctgctgtgcgGGGACAGGAGCTGTTGTCTAGGCGCATGTTGTGTCCGTGGAGCCGTGCACTCACTCACCCCTGCAGTGACAGTGTGTTTGGCAGGTTTGGACGTCAGGTTAGCCACAGGGACCAGCTGCGTCCTCAGCGCGCTCCTGAACAGACGGGACACGGCGGGCAGAGACATTGGGACTGGTCGGTGCTGCAGACACGAAGgactggaggagaaggaggagaaccGGAGAAGAGGGACGACAGGCGGCTTTACAGTTACTCACACTGCTGATCGACTTCCAGGTTTCATCTACcaatatgtatgtgtgtgtgtgggtgtgtgtgtgtgtgggtgggtgggggcgtgcgtgtgtgcgcacatTACGCCGCGGAATGTAATTGGTCGTCTCACCTCCCACCACATGACACCGTGACCGATGAGCGCGGAACGTGTCCTGGTTTCACCCCGAGCTGTGAACACTCGTCCAGGAAGCTGCAGGCACTGAGTGCTTCACTGCTGGAGGTTAGTGACAAGTCATGGAGATTACACGTATGTTCCCCTGCACCTCTTTGACAACAGGTCTGCCTTAACTTCAGACCAAGTCATACACTCCTATGGTCAAACAGtgtgacattacattacatttcatttagctgacgcttttatacaaagcgacttacaataagtgcattcaaccatgagggtacaaacctagaacaacaagaatcaagaaagtataATATTCTTCAAGAAAGAGCTACTAAAtcgctttttttattttattttgtatattattatacaatatatatatagttatagtcggaagagatgtgtttttagtttgaggtggaagatgtgtagacgttctgctgtcctgatatcattggggagctcgttccaccatttaggagccaggacagcaaacgaGTGTTgagctcgcagtgagggagcaacaagccgattggcagatgcagagcagagtgaacgggctggggtgtaacgtttgaccatgtcctggatgtagactggacccgatccgttcgcagcacggtacgcaagtaccaatgttttgaaacggatgcgggcagccactggtaaccagtgaagggagcggaggagcagagtagtgtgagtgaattataggtaggttaaaaaccagtcgagctgctgcattctggatgagctgcagtgtTCATCTACATATGCCTCAGATTGTTTACAAGCTAATGTCCAGTGTTATCAGGGAGTTCACCATGCAGATGATAAATGGGCAGTAGCAGAGAGACATGGTCTGAGTAGTAACTCTGAAGGCTAGTTGTAGTCGTCACATTTGTCTTAATATAGTGTATGTAGGTAAAGCAGCTTCAATATTCTGTTTATTGTCATTCTTCCAGTATTTCCacacacgtaaaaaaaacaacattttatttctgctcAGCATCCTACTGGATCTTGAGCAGATGCTCATGTACCTCTTTCCTGACACCAGGCCTTGAGAAGGGTGGTGAGGGTCCCTGATAAAAACTCAGTGGCTCTGCGgatgcagctttaaaacatGGGTGACTCCAAACATAGCCAGTTTTTAATGTTGGTCCATATGAACCTTGTGACCCATGTATTCAGTATGATATGGTAGGGGGCTGAGACCCTAAAAGAGATGTTAAAAAGATATAACTACTTCATAATATGAAATATCCCATTAGTCCTATACTGCATCGATTACaggttttataaatgtattctgtattatccctgtcaaataaaataagattctttttgtctttttaaaaacacacataagcTAAGTGTTATCATGTAGATATTAAGGCTGAGACCGTAACATACCTGACGTTCTTGCTTCAAGGAGGAGGCTGATGCATAGTTCTGAGCACTGATCCaatttgtgtctctgcagcatgCACAACGTTCAGGGCAAGATACCCATTCATTATTCTTTCTTCCATGAACTAATTGACATGATTTCCACTTTTGAAAATCATTCCTGCTGATATGTTTATCTTGAAATTTGACAATACAGTGTGAGTATTGTGAGATCTACATGTATGTTGACTGTGATTACTTACAAATGTTTTAGGCTGAAGCTATTTATTGTGATTTATAAACTATTGgttattatttataattgtgataaacacaaacacacaaacaaatctaaGTAGCAAAGGGGAGATTCATACCTTGTTTATAGCTTTTGCCACCTCTAACTCCAAATGTGCGTCGGAGAGTCCCATCAAGCTGCAGCCATTTTCAGCAAAAAATCTCCTCCCATTTCTCGCTTTTCCGCCCCCAACTTTCTTGTGAAATGTGTGCAGAGATTTCTGTGGATGACAGGCCTTCTTTTGACATATCTAAAAATTTATTTCAGAGTAGGGTTCTCAAAGACATTTTACCCTGGGTTTGTCACCAGCCTACCCGAGTCATCCGACAGGACTAAGGCAACACCGGCACACATATTTGGCGCTCTTGCCAGAACATGAAAAAAAGGGCTGTTTTTTGTCTACatcttgatttaatttttttgttacACTAAATAGAGTCCaattaaaattttttttttgctaattCCCTTTTGaccaggaaaaagaaaaatgctgtatatttcaattttttaattttaaaatgaaaatctatGAACCactagttttttgttttccaataCCCGTTCCTTGACAGAAAATCCAATGACCAAAAGATACACTGAACCAgtagtttttccatttttgttgcCAGAATCAAAAaccaagaataaaaaaaaaatatgttgttttatgcAAAGTCTTCTTCTAATTTTTCATATTGTATTATTGCTTGAAAATGGCAGACACATGACACGGAAGAgtaagtaaaaatatttttaaataaaagtcaagAGAATAGAACATTAATGTTAGATAGATAGACTAAAAGAATACGTAAATTAATATATGTGTCAATAAATCCATATATATGCAACATAAATGAATGGTTAATTTCttcttatattttca comes from the Hippoglossus hippoglossus isolate fHipHip1 chromosome 6, fHipHip1.pri, whole genome shotgun sequence genome and includes:
- the LOC117762762 gene encoding cytochrome c oxidase subunit 8B, mitochondrial, giving the protein MSLPAVSRLFRSALRTQLVPVANLTSKPAKHTVTAGEQVIALTAMFVAILGPSGWILAHLEDYKKKQ